Proteins co-encoded in one Gopherus evgoodei ecotype Sinaloan lineage chromosome 4, rGopEvg1_v1.p, whole genome shotgun sequence genomic window:
- the BDKRB1 gene encoding LOW QUALITY PROTEIN: B1 bradykinin receptor (The sequence of the model RefSeq protein was modified relative to this genomic sequence to represent the inferred CDS: inserted 6 bases in 3 codons; deleted 2 bases in 1 codon; substituted 1 base at 1 genomic stop codon) encodes MVQVFFELCGISVCLLHKGAKIYLLNLAAADVVFLVHLPFWAQTIRNKYSXSFGTSFVIAPNTSIKMNAYTTIFXLVAISMDCYLVFIQTLKQRETKSNAQAKAICLLAWVSRSLSNITFMFXGLKYLQDLNIFSCTLVFPSKLWETTAHLTLNIMGFALPSITIIFNCPSFILYEKTQEXSRDHKDTTATMLIFTVVLTFLFCWTITFLFSY; translated from the exons ATGGTGCAGGTGTTCTTTGAACTATGTGGCATTTCTGTTTGTTTACTACATAAGGGTGCTAAAATCTACCTTCTAAATCTAGCAGCTGCTGATGTGGTCTTCCTTGTGCACCTCCCTTTCTGGGCTCAGACCATCAGAAATAAATACAGCTAGTCATTTGGTACTTCCTTTGTCATAGCACCAAACACATCTATCAAGATGAACGCATACACCACCATCTT ATTAGTGGCAATCAGCATGGATTGCTATTTAGTTTTCATTCAGACCCTG AAGCAGAGGGAAACTAAAAGTAATGCTCAGGCTAAAGCAATCTGTCTGCTGGCCTGGGTCTCTAGAAGTCTGAGCAATATAACATTTATGTT TGGTCTGAAATATCTACAAGACTTGAATATCTTCTCCTGCACCCTAGTCTTCCCCAGCAAACTATGGGAAACAACTGCTCACCTGACATTAAACATCATGGGGTTTGCTTTGCCATCTATAACAATCATCTTTAACTGCCCATCGTTCATCCTCTATGAGAAAACACAAGA GTCAAGGGACCACAAGGACACAACAGCCACCATGCTGATCTTCACGGTTGTGCTTACATTTCTTTTCTGCTGGACTatcacatttttgttttcttactgA
- the BDKRB2 gene encoding B2 bradykinin receptor: MDSITAENISSGMTTWKLGINQSFSHNTSENSSSSTCIILDAWDWLYKFQPMFLWVIFVLGVIENGFVLSVLCFHKSRCTVAEIYLANLAVADLMLVCGLPFWAINIANQFKWPFGTFLCKAVNAIIYMNLYSSIYFLMMVSIDRYLALVKTMSLGRMRRGTCAKWNSLIIWVSALFICSPVLVFRSVSYVEEIKGRACILHYPSTHWTIATHILLNTVGFLIPLCVITYCTIQIIKALRDNKVQRLTEIQTEKRATILVLAVLLLFIICWLPFQTTTFIDILIQVGIFSDCITKEISDLVAQVATYCAYSNSCLNPVLYVIVGKHFRKKSRELYKCCLPRICNKSESIRMENSLDTLRTSISIERPKKNTAFSLAR; this comes from the coding sequence ATGGATTCCATCACAGCAGAAAATATTTCCAGTGGTATGACTACCTGGAAGCTTGGAATCAATCAgtctttttcacacaacacatcagaaaacagcagcagctctacTTGTATTATTTTGGATGCCTGGGATTGGTTATATAAATTTCAGCCTATGTTCCTCTGGGTCATTTTTGTCCTAGGAGTGATAGAGAATGGCTTTGTCCTCAGCGTTTTGTGTTTCCACAAGAGTCGCTGCACGGTGGCTGAAATTTACCTGGCAAATCTGGCAGTTGCCGACTTGATGTTAGTTTGCGGTTTACCTTTCTGGGCCATTAATATCGCTAATCAATTTAAGTGGCCTTTTGGCACTTTCCTTTGCAAGGCTGTCAATGCAATCATTTACATGAACTTATATTCTAGCATTTATTTTTTGATGATGGTGAGCATCGATCGCTACCTGGCCCTGGTGAAAACCATGTCTCTTGGACGTATGCGACGAGGTACATGTGCCAAATGGAACAGTCTTATCATCTGGGTGTCTGCATTGTTCATATGTTCTCCTGTTCTAGTGTTCAGGTCTGTCAGTTATGTGGAAGAAATCAAGGGCAGAGCCTGCATTCTTCATTATCCATCCACACACTGGACAATTGCAACACACATTTTGCTGAATACTGTGGGCTTTTTGATCCCACTCTGTGTAATTACCTATTGTACTATTCAAATAATCAAAGCCTTACGAGACAACAAAGTACAAAGACTCACAGAAATCCAGACTGAGAAGAGAGCCACCATCTTGGTCCTTGCTGTCCTTTTGCTGTTTATCATTTGCTGGCTTCCTTTCCAGACCACCACATTCATTGACATACTAATTCAGGTTGGCATCTTTTCTGACTGCATTACTAAAGAGATCAGTGACTTGGTGGCCCAGGTAGCTACATACTGTGCTTATAGCAACAGCTGCCTTAACCCGGTATTGTATGTCATTGTAGGCAAGCATTTCAGAAAGAAATCCAGGGAACTCTACAAATGCTGCCTGCCTAGGATATGCAACAAATCAGAGTCCATCCGGATGGAGAATTCTTTGGACACTCTGAGAACATCCATTTCGATTGAACGCccaaagaaaaatactgctttttcaTTAGCACGATAG